A genomic stretch from Chryseobacterium sp. SNU WT5 includes:
- a CDS encoding peptidylprolyl isomerase, translating to MNVDKETYASLNDGLYANFQTSKGNMVVKLEDKKAPVTVANFVGLAEGKIENKAKAKGVPFYDGTIFHRVIKDFMIQGGDPKGTGMGDPGYKFDDEKNDLKHIGKGILSMANSGPNTNGSQFFITEIATNWLDGKHTIFGKVVNGIDVIDDIANVEKGAQDKPKTDVVLEKVSIFSKGDEYKGYDSAKIFAEGKGKIKENNKAILDKIEADNKKKEAEFAANQQKLVDDLKAGMESTASGLYYKITKKTEGTKPKVGDAVSVHYAGKLVDGTEFDSSFKRNEPIEISIGMGQVIKGWDEGILLLNEGETATFLIPAELGYGARGAGGVIPPNAWLIFDVELVKVK from the coding sequence ATGAACGTAGACAAAGAAACTTACGCAAGCCTAAATGACGGGCTCTACGCCAATTTCCAAACTTCAAAAGGAAATATGGTCGTTAAATTAGAAGACAAAAAAGCACCAGTAACCGTGGCTAACTTTGTAGGTTTAGCAGAAGGTAAAATAGAGAACAAAGCGAAAGCTAAAGGAGTTCCTTTTTATGACGGAACGATTTTCCATAGAGTTATTAAAGACTTTATGATACAGGGAGGCGACCCAAAAGGAACAGGAATGGGTGATCCAGGTTACAAGTTTGACGATGAGAAAAATGATCTTAAACATATTGGTAAAGGAATTCTTTCCATGGCGAATTCGGGACCAAATACAAACGGATCTCAATTCTTTATTACAGAGATTGCAACTAATTGGTTAGATGGAAAACACACTATTTTTGGTAAAGTTGTTAATGGAATTGATGTAATTGATGATATTGCAAACGTGGAAAAAGGTGCGCAAGACAAACCTAAAACTGATGTGGTTTTAGAGAAAGTGTCCATCTTCAGTAAAGGTGACGAGTACAAAGGATATGATTCAGCAAAGATTTTTGCGGAAGGTAAAGGTAAAATCAAAGAAAATAATAAGGCAATTTTAGATAAAATTGAAGCTGATAACAAGAAAAAAGAAGCGGAATTTGCTGCTAACCAACAGAAATTGGTAGATGATTTGAAAGCAGGAATGGAGTCAACCGCATCTGGTTTATATTACAAAATCACTAAAAAAACTGAAGGGACAAAACCTAAAGTTGGTGATGCAGTTTCTGTACATTATGCAGGGAAATTAGTAGATGGGACCGAGTTTGATTCTTCGTTTAAAAGAAATGAACCTATAGAAATTTCAATTGGTATGGGTCAAGTGATTAAAGGTTGGGATGAAGGAATTCTTTTACTTAACGAAGGAGAAACTGCTACATTTTTAATTCCTGCAGAGCTTGGTTATGGAGCAAGAGGAGCTGGTGGTGTTATTCCACCGAATGCCTGGTTGATTTTTGATGTTGAACTTGTAAAAGTTAAATAG
- a CDS encoding FKBP-type peptidyl-prolyl cis-trans isomerase: MRKLILIFSVILMGCVEHAPSHPPVGGMFSEKELAISKNRTKNLNIIEREQIEDWIKNQEEEFFPMTMNYWVNNKELSSQKRKSNGEAVSYQYDIYDFDKVKLYETPKKNINAVFGRFEELKPVEDALRYMEHNQEVTLLVPSSLGFGTYGDNGKIPSDMPLMIKLRLL; this comes from the coding sequence ATGAGAAAGTTGATTTTAATATTTTCGGTAATTTTGATGGGTTGTGTAGAACATGCTCCATCGCATCCGCCAGTTGGAGGAATGTTTAGCGAAAAAGAACTAGCCATTTCTAAAAATAGAACTAAAAACCTGAATATCATTGAAAGGGAGCAAATTGAAGATTGGATTAAGAATCAAGAGGAGGAATTTTTCCCTATGACGATGAACTATTGGGTAAATAATAAAGAACTATCAAGCCAGAAGAGAAAGAGTAACGGAGAAGCAGTTTCCTATCAATATGATATCTATGATTTTGATAAAGTAAAGCTTTACGAAACTCCCAAGAAGAATATCAACGCCGTATTCGGCCGCTTCGAGGAACTTAAACCGGTAGAAGATGCCTTACGCTACATGGAGCACAATCAGGAAGTAACACTTTTAGTACCATCTTCGTTGGGTTTTGGTACGTACGGTGATAATGGTAAAATACCTAGCGATATGCCTTTAATGATTAAGTTGAGATTACTCTAA
- a CDS encoding branched-chain amino acid aminotransferase, with protein sequence MIIQKSTHPRISEFDPENFSFGNMFSDHMVICEYEDGKWGDVKIMPYGPLPFSPAMMAVNYGQACFEGMKAYKDKDDQVFLFRPEQNFSRINKSATRLAMPEVTEEIFLEGLKALVNLDREWIPYGEGNALYIRPLIFATEEALKARIANKYMFAIVATPAKSYYSAPVSVKISDYYSRAANGGVGFAKAAGNYAASFYPTQLANEEGFEQIIWTDDSNHEYFEESGTMNVFVRIDDTIYTPPTSEKILAGITRDSFIKLAEKRGIELKVEPISVKAVVEAHKNGSLKEVWGVGTAVVTSVFKAIGYKGEKLELPLLTLEDSFALTLQKDLVDIQTNNAEDPFGWRVLVEKKDVE encoded by the coding sequence ATGATAATTCAAAAATCTACTCATCCGAGAATTTCAGAATTTGATCCGGAGAACTTTTCTTTCGGAAATATGTTTAGTGATCACATGGTGATTTGTGAATACGAGGATGGGAAATGGGGTGATGTTAAAATTATGCCTTATGGACCGCTTCCTTTTTCGCCAGCTATGATGGCGGTTAACTACGGTCAAGCTTGTTTTGAAGGGATGAAGGCTTATAAAGATAAAGATGATCAAGTCTTTTTATTTAGACCAGAACAAAATTTCTCACGAATTAATAAATCTGCTACTCGTCTTGCAATGCCAGAAGTAACTGAAGAGATCTTTTTGGAAGGTTTGAAAGCATTGGTAAACTTAGACAGAGAATGGATTCCTTATGGTGAAGGAAATGCATTATATATCCGACCATTAATTTTCGCTACAGAAGAAGCTTTGAAAGCGAGAATTGCTAATAAATATATGTTTGCGATCGTTGCAACTCCGGCAAAGAGTTATTATTCTGCGCCTGTTTCTGTTAAAATTTCAGATTATTACTCCAGAGCTGCAAATGGTGGAGTTGGGTTTGCAAAAGCTGCTGGTAATTATGCAGCATCTTTTTATCCTACGCAATTGGCGAACGAGGAGGGTTTTGAGCAAATTATCTGGACAGATGATTCCAATCACGAATATTTTGAAGAAAGTGGTACCATGAATGTTTTCGTTAGAATTGATGATACCATTTATACGCCGCCAACTTCAGAGAAGATTCTTGCAGGTATTACAAGAGACAGCTTCATTAAGTTAGCAGAAAAAAGAGGAATTGAACTAAAAGTAGAGCCTATATCTGTGAAAGCAGTTGTTGAAGCTCATAAAAACGGATCTCTGAAAGAGGTTTGGGGAGTTGGTACCGCTGTTGTTACAAGTGTTTTTAAAGCAATTGGTTATAAAGGTGAAAAATTAGAATTACCACTCTTAACTTTAGAAGATAGTTTCGCATTAACGCTACAAAAAGATTTAGTAGATATTCAAACCAACAATGCAGAAGACCCATTTGGATGGAGAGTGCTTGTTGAAAAGAAAGATGTAGAATAA
- the mnmD gene encoding tRNA (5-methylaminomethyl-2-thiouridine)(34)-methyltransferase MnmD codes for MEREIKTTEDGSKTLYISALNENYHSYHGALQEAQHVFIENGLNLIDHCDINILELGFGTGLNVLATINEFLKTDKSHIIHYFTLEKYPVSEKEVKELDYGSLFDENSVKKSYLKIHSTDWNETFEILPNFFLTKYQCNFFELVNLQLPKINLVYFDCFGARVQPNLWEKPLFEMISNKMETSGLLTTYSSKGSVRRILHDLNFTVEKKKGPPGKREMINAIKN; via the coding sequence ATGGAAAGGGAGATTAAAACTACTGAAGATGGCAGTAAAACATTATACATCAGTGCATTAAATGAAAATTACCATTCTTACCATGGAGCCTTACAAGAAGCACAACACGTCTTTATAGAAAACGGATTAAATTTGATAGATCATTGCGATATTAATATTTTAGAACTCGGTTTCGGTACAGGTCTTAATGTTTTAGCAACAATTAATGAATTTTTGAAAACTGACAAAAGTCATATCATTCATTATTTTACCTTAGAAAAATATCCCGTAAGCGAAAAAGAAGTTAAAGAACTCGATTATGGGAGTCTATTTGATGAGAATAGCGTAAAAAAGAGCTATTTAAAAATACACAGTACCGATTGGAATGAAACTTTTGAAATTCTACCAAATTTCTTCCTAACAAAATATCAGTGCAATTTTTTCGAACTTGTAAATCTCCAACTTCCTAAAATCAATTTAGTTTATTTTGATTGCTTTGGAGCTCGCGTACAACCTAATCTATGGGAGAAACCTTTGTTTGAAATGATTTCTAATAAGATGGAAACCAGCGGACTTTTAACGACCTATTCTTCTAAAGGAAGTGTTCGCAGGATTTTACATGATTTAAATTTTACCGTGGAAAAGAAAAAAGGTCCACCAGGGAAAAGAGAAATGATTAATGCAATAAAAAATTAG
- a CDS encoding NUDIX hydrolase: MIDKVNVRVYATIVKDNKVLSLREEYVGEQLLKFPGGGLENGEGVLACLQRELQEELNINIQNIKHLYTQEDFMASRFRDNEQLLSIYYTAEIIDENDLLIMDPCIEKIEWVSLDTEENPFPLPIDKIAFDVLKKQLL, encoded by the coding sequence ATGATTGATAAAGTTAATGTAAGAGTATATGCAACTATTGTAAAAGATAACAAAGTCCTTTCGTTAAGGGAAGAATATGTAGGAGAGCAATTATTAAAGTTTCCAGGTGGCGGGCTGGAAAATGGAGAAGGCGTTCTTGCATGTTTACAACGAGAATTACAGGAAGAACTCAACATCAACATACAAAATATAAAGCATTTATACACTCAAGAAGATTTCATGGCCTCGAGATTTCGTGACAACGAGCAACTGCTAAGCATCTATTATACCGCTGAAATCATAGACGAAAATGATTTACTCATTATGGATCCGTGCATTGAAAAAATAGAATGGGTTTCCCTCGACACCGAAGAAAACCCATTTCCTTTACCTATTGATAAAATTGCATTTGATGTTTTAAAAAAGCAATTGTTATAA
- a CDS encoding S1/P1 nuclease — protein sequence MKNILRNSIVILTLLSFNFAYSWGTTGHRVIAEIAQNNLTPKAKRHLKKILGDQKLAYWANWPDFIKSDTTGVWKATDQWHYVNVSPQANFSEFTNALKAQKAPNIYTQINILSGQIKDKSTSPLDREIALRFLIHLVGDAAQPLHLGRLEDLGGNRVKIKFFGENTNLHTLWDSKLVDFQKYSYTEYARVLDVRSKQEKKIIQSGTLEEWLYDSHKAANRIYANSIADTNYSYDYNYKFESLMERQLLYGGLRLAKVLNDVL from the coding sequence ATGAAGAATATTTTAAGGAACTCAATAGTAATTTTAACATTGCTGAGTTTTAATTTCGCCTATTCATGGGGAACAACTGGTCACAGAGTGATTGCAGAAATTGCACAGAACAATCTTACCCCAAAAGCTAAAAGACACTTGAAGAAAATCTTAGGAGATCAAAAACTAGCTTATTGGGCAAACTGGCCAGATTTCATTAAATCTGATACCACCGGAGTTTGGAAAGCAACAGATCAATGGCATTATGTAAATGTTTCCCCTCAAGCGAATTTCAGTGAGTTTACTAATGCACTAAAGGCTCAAAAAGCACCTAATATTTATACACAAATTAATATACTATCAGGTCAAATTAAAGATAAAAGTACTTCTCCGCTAGATCGGGAGATCGCTTTACGTTTCTTAATTCATCTTGTAGGCGATGCTGCTCAGCCTTTACACCTAGGTAGGTTAGAAGATTTGGGAGGTAACAGAGTTAAAATAAAATTTTTTGGAGAAAATACTAATTTACACACCTTATGGGATTCTAAATTAGTAGATTTTCAGAAATACAGTTATACTGAATATGCACGCGTTTTAGACGTAAGATCAAAACAGGAAAAAAAAATAATACAATCTGGAACACTTGAAGAGTGGTTGTATGACAGCCATAAAGCTGCGAACAGAATTTATGCAAACTCAATAGCAGATACCAATTATTCTTATGATTATAATTATAAATTTGAGTCTTTAATGGAAAGACAATTGTTGTATGGCGGGTTGCGTTTGGCTAAGGTTTTAAATGACGTCTTATAA
- a CDS encoding DUF4294 domain-containing protein, which translates to MNFNKLILLFLLFFGLFANAQRDSIMPKPLSEYPQELLKTDEYGNKFYYDVSQRARIYEINGENVVVMDELLLVNKPRFNNQLDQNYYYFLNKKLSRVYPLFLTALEQYQDIQDELKTLSKESQRQYVNERQKDLANEYELQLRDLTTTEGRVFAKLMNRATGKTVYDIIKELRGGWSAFWWNVKGNIADVSIKEPYNPHVDRSDEFIESLLQSNWNSGYLQPYPGYQSFKVKK; encoded by the coding sequence ATGAATTTTAACAAACTGATCTTACTATTTCTATTGTTTTTCGGACTATTTGCAAACGCACAACGAGATTCAATAATGCCAAAACCACTCAGTGAGTATCCCCAGGAATTATTAAAAACGGACGAATACGGGAATAAATTTTACTATGATGTAAGTCAGAGAGCTAGAATTTATGAAATAAACGGCGAAAATGTTGTAGTAATGGACGAGCTGCTTTTGGTGAATAAACCACGCTTTAACAATCAACTCGATCAGAATTATTATTATTTTTTAAATAAGAAATTGAGTCGCGTGTATCCTCTCTTCTTAACTGCTTTGGAACAATATCAGGATATTCAGGATGAATTAAAAACGCTGAGTAAAGAATCTCAACGGCAATATGTTAATGAAAGGCAGAAGGATCTTGCAAATGAATACGAATTACAACTGCGTGATCTTACCACAACTGAAGGAAGAGTTTTCGCAAAACTGATGAATCGCGCTACCGGAAAAACTGTTTATGATATTATAAAAGAGTTACGTGGTGGATGGAGTGCATTTTGGTGGAATGTGAAAGGGAATATTGCAGATGTAAGCATCAAAGAACCATATAATCCTCATGTAGACAGAAGTGATGAGTTTATAGAATCGCTTTTACAGAGCAACTGGAACAGTGGTTACCTTCAGCCATATCCAGGATATCAAAGTTTTAAAGTTAAAAAATAA